The sequence CTGCAATCGTCGTCAGCGCGGCCTCGAGATTGATGTCGGCGATGCCTAACTTATCGGTTTTGCCCACAGCACTGCCCGCATCAAAAACGACTTCGATGTGAAGGCCATTATGCTTGAACAGGCGGCCCTTCTCGGTCTCGCCGACATATTGGCTCACATCAGCGATTGCGATGCCCCGCGTTGCGTCTGTGAGGTCAGCCCAGCTGCCTTCCGCGAGCGGCACTGCTTCGTCGAGGAACTTGCGTCCCCGTGCGATCACCGCATCGCCGCGTGTGCGGTCATATCCGCCCGGCTTTGCGGGCGCGGCATTAAGCGCATCTGTGCCATAAAACGCATCATAGAGGCTGCCCCAGCGCGCGTTTGCGGCGTTGAGCAGGAAGCGGGCGTTGAGTACTGGCACAACCAGCTGCGGCCCGGCCATGGTGGCAATCTCGGGATCGACATTCTGCGTGCCGATGGTGAAGGCACCCGGCTCCGGCACAAGATAACCGATCTCCCGCAAAAACGCTTCGTAAGCAGCAGCATCATGCGGCTGCCCCCGGCGCTCGATATGCCATGCATCAATCTTCGCCTGAAGGTCTTCGCGCTTCTGCAAGAGAGCAGCGTTGCGCGGCGCAAAACTGGCGAGCAGTGCCGCGAATCCAGTCCAGAATTCATCCGCATCGCGGCCAAGCGGAGCCAGCACCTTTTCGTCCACGAAACGCGACAGCGCATCATCAACCTGCAAACCGGCGCGTTCAATCATATTGCTCATTAAGTCCTCACAAAGATACGGTGTTCGCGGCATAGGCCGCAAAGCGATTCTGGCAAATTGTATCCCGGGGAGGAAACCGTTCTATGCCTCGCCCCGATGGCATTTGCAACGGCTCTGTAGGACGGGGTTGGCTGGACCTGTTCGCGCGGCTAAGCCTGCTTTCAGATGAAACAACCCACCGATCAAGAACGCAGCCAACTCGAAGCTATCGATCAACAGGCGATGCTGGCCGATGTTTCCGGCTGGGCGAGCGTCAACACAGGCACGGCCAATCTGGCTGGGCTAAAGGTGATGGCGGGCCAGCTCAGCGATGCATTTGCGGCACTTCCCGGCGATGTCGAACTGGTTGATCCAACACCAGTCACTGCGATCGCGCCTGACGGAGAGGAAGTTGAAAAGGACCACGGCCAACATATGGTCCTGCGCGTGCGCCCCGATGCGCCCCGCCGTTTTCTGCTAACCGGCCATATGGATACGGTTTTCCCGGCCGATCATGCGTTTCAAGAACTGACCTGGCTGGACGATGACACGCTGAACGGCCCCGGCACGGCCGATATGAAGGGCGGCCTTGCGGTAATTCTCCATACGCTGAAGGCATTCGAGCGCGGCGAACAGGCCGCAGATGTCGGCTACGATGTGCTGATCAATTCGGATGAGGAAACAGGTTCACTCGCCTCCTCAGCGCTGATCGAAAAACTGGCGCGCGGCAAGGCGGCGGCGCTGACTTACGAACCATCCGCTCTACCCGATGGCACGCTGGCCCATGCGCGCGGCGGCAGCGGCAATTACTCGCTGACGATTACGGGCAAGTCTGCCCATGCCGGCCGCAACCCGCTCGATGGGCGCAACGCCATTGTAGCGGCAGCTGCACTCGCGGTGGCGCTCAAGGCGCTGCAAACAGGCGACATAAGCGTAAACCCGGCGCGGATCGATGGAGGGGCAGCTAACAACGTCGTGCCCGATCATGCGGTGCTACGCTTCAACATCCGGCCTAAGAACCCGGCGGCTGCCGAGGCTTTCCAGGCCGCAATGCAGGCATTGATCGGCGACGTTCAACAATCCCACGAAGTTTCGATCAGCACGCATGGCGGCATCAGTCGTCCAGCCAAACCCGTCGACCGCAAAGCTCAGGCATTGTTCGATCTGGTTCGCGATTGCGGCGCGATGCTGGGGCAAACTATCGGCTGGAAGTCTACTGGCGGCGTATGCGACGGCAACAACATCGCCAGCGTCGGTGTGCCGGTGGTCGACACCATGGGTGTACGCGGCGGATCGATCCATTCACCGGACGAATTCATGATCGTCTCGTCACTTTCGGAGCGTGCGGCATTGTCCACGCTCGTTCTTAACCGTCTCGCTTTGGGGAAAACACTTTGAGTTTCATCATTCGCGCCGCCAAAACCGAAGATCTTCAGCCGTTGTATGAAATGGCCAAGCTGACCGGGGGTGGCTTCACCAATCTGCCGCCTGACCGCAAGGCGCTGACGACAAAACTGGAACGCAGTGCTTCCGCTTTTGCGCGGCCGATTGATGCTGAGTTAGGCGATGATCAGTTCGTCTTGATCCTCGAGAACACCGAAACTGGCGAAGTGCGCGGCACGTGCCAATTGTTCACCCAAGTGGGC comes from Altererythrobacter sp. ZODW24 and encodes:
- a CDS encoding hydrolase, encoding MKQPTDQERSQLEAIDQQAMLADVSGWASVNTGTANLAGLKVMAGQLSDAFAALPGDVELVDPTPVTAIAPDGEEVEKDHGQHMVLRVRPDAPRRFLLTGHMDTVFPADHAFQELTWLDDDTLNGPGTADMKGGLAVILHTLKAFERGEQAADVGYDVLINSDEETGSLASSALIEKLARGKAAALTYEPSALPDGTLAHARGGSGNYSLTITGKSAHAGRNPLDGRNAIVAAAALAVALKALQTGDISVNPARIDGGAANNVVPDHAVLRFNIRPKNPAAAEAFQAAMQALIGDVQQSHEVSISTHGGISRPAKPVDRKAQALFDLVRDCGAMLGQTIGWKSTGGVCDGNNIASVGVPVVDTMGVRGGSIHSPDEFMIVSSLSERAALSTLVLNRLALGKTL